The DNA segment TTCTGGTAAAACAGGACCTCCGGGACAACTACCCTTTTGGTCTTTTTGCTGTTCCCAAGGAAAATGTTGTGCGCATCCATGCCTCTTCCGGCACTACTGGCAAGCCAACGGTTGTGGGATATACGGCAAGAGATATTGAAACATGGGCCAATTTGATGGCAAGGGCCCTGTCCGCAGGGGGCGCCCGGCGTGGAGATATTATCCACAATGCCTATGGTTACGGATTGTTTACCGGTGGTCTGGGGGTTCATTATGGTGCGGAGAGACTGGGAGCCACCGTGATTCCGGTTTCCGGAGGGAATACCAAACGGCAGATCACCATTATGAAAGATTTTGGTCCTTCTATTTTAACGGCAACGCCATCCTATACCTTGCACCTTGCAGAAGTTGCCCGTGAAATGGGTGTTGATTTCAAAGAACTGAATTTCCGCCATGGTATTTTTGGTGCTGAACCCTGGAGTGAGGCCATGCGCCGCCAGATAGAAGGCGACCTCGGGCTTTCTGCTGTGGATATTTACGGGCTCAGTGAAGTCATGGGACCGGGTGTGGCTGTGGAATGCCATGAAGCGAAAGCAGGTCTTCATATTTTTGAAGATCATTTTATTCCAGAGATCATTGATCCGGAAACCGGTAAGCGCCTGCCTCCCGGAGAGGTCGGGGAGCTGGTTTTCACATCTATTACCAAAGAAGCATTTCCTGTTATCCGGTACAGAACAAGGGATATCACAAGACTGATTGAGGAACCCTGTGTCTGCGGACGTACTCTGATACGGATGGAGCGGATTTCCGGCCGTACGGACGATATGCTGATCATTCGTGGGGTGAATGTCTTTCCCTCTCAGATTGAGTCTGTTCTGATGACTATTTCCGAGGTCGAGCCGCACTATCAGTTGGAGGTGGACAGGGAAGACAGCTTGGATATTTTGACGGTTAAGGTCGAGATCAGCCAGAAACTCTTCACGGATGAGGTAAGAGGCCTTCAGAATCTGGAACGTATGATTGCTAAAAATATTAAAGAATATCTTGGAATTTCAGCGAAAGTTCGTCTTGTTGAACCCAAGAGTATTGCCCGGAGTGAAGGAAAAGCCGTGAGAGTTATTGATCGTCGGCGTATATGAAGCTAGTATGGCCTGTGATGATTTTTTTACGGGCCTTTCGGCTGGAAGGGTTGGCACATGAACTCCGGCTGTGTACGGCTTCTCCGATGGGGCAGGTAATGCAAGGCTTTGCCCCTTGGTGATTTCCAACATACGAGATACACGATCGTTCACAACGGTGATAAGGAGGATAGCTGATGAAGGTGGAACAGATTTCTATTTTTATGGAAAACAAGGCAGGTCGTCTTGCGGAAGTGACAGCCATCCTCAAGGAATCCGCTGTGAACATACGGGCTCTTTCTCTGGCCGATACAGCCGATTTCGGAGTGCTTCGCATGATAGTAGACGACACGGTACTGGCGGACAGGGTTCTTAAGGATGCGGGGTTTACCGTTGGTAAAACCGAAGTTGTGGCCGTGGAGGTGACCGATAGTCCCGGCGGCCTGCATGACATCCTTGAGATTCTGCGGGAGAAAAATATCAATGTGGAATATATGTATGCTTTTGTGCAGCAGAGCGGTGATAAGGCCGTGATGATTTTTCGCTTTGATGATGTGGACGGGGCTGTCACGCATCTGTCTGCCCGCGGTATTCCTGTGGTAGGAGGGAAGCGCCTGTACACTCTTTAAAGGAATGTCTTTCTGATATACCACGGATCCCGTCAGGGGTCCGTGGTGTTTTCAGTCCGGAAAGCAATGTATCACACGCTATGAGTTCCGGTTGCAGTTCGGGAAGTGGTTAACTTCCAGCCTCCTATGAGATGGAGATGGAGGTGAAAAACTTCCTGTCCCCCCCCTTTTTCCACATGAAACTGCAGTTTATAACCGCTTTCGTCGATTCCTTCCCTTGCCGCCATTTCTTTTGCGATATAAAAGAGGCTGGCGATCACTTCTTTGTGATTTTTCTGGATGTCATTGATGCTGCGGATGTGCTGTTTCGGTACAATGAGCAGATGGACAGGTGCCTTGGGGTTGATATCACGAAAAACAACAAGATCTTCTGTTTCCATAAGAAATTCTGTGGGTATCTGCCCGGCAATGATTTTACAGAAAATACAGTCTTCCATGCAAACTCCTTATAAAAATAGTGATCTTTTTATGAATCTGTTAATCAGGGATTGTCGGGGAAGTGTTCCCGTATGTAACGTCGGATACCCTCGACAATGCCATCGGCAATACGGCTCTGATATTGTGGATTAGTCAGTCTCTGGCATTCCCTCGGGTTGGTGATGAAGCCTGCCTCAATGAGAATGGAGGGCATCTGGGCACCCAGCAGTACATAAAATGGAGCCTGCTTAACTCCTTTATCACTGATATGACTGTAGTGGGGTTTGACACTGTCAACCATTCCCTTTTGAACATAGGATGCCAGTCTGCTGGATTCATTAATTTTAGCATTTTGCATCAGATCATTCAAAATGGTTTGTAGGTCACTGATGTTTTTGGTGGAAGTCGCATTTTCACGGGCTGCAACGGCAATGGATTCTTCGTCTGTTGCCAGATTGAGAAAATAGGTTTCAATGCCGTAGGCATTGCGGTTGATAGCCGCATTGGTGTGAATGGAGAGAAAGAGATCGGCTTTGTGCTGGTTGGCAAATTGCGTACGTTCCTCAAGGGTGAGGTACGTATCTCCTGTGCGGGTAAGAATAACGTCACATTGTAGCTCTTTTTTCAGTTTTTCAGCGAGTATCTTGGCGATCTGCAGATTGATGTCCTTTTCAAAAACACCTTTCACATGCCCAATGGCCCCGGGATCTTTGCCGCCATGACCAGGGTCAATGACGATCCGGCGGACACCGAGAGCAAGCTGACGCCGGATGGCCCCTCCATTTACGGCAGCGGGTACAGGGGGAGCTGCAGCCGGAATGCTTGCTGCGAGTTCCGCTTTGTCCGATGAGGAGGTGGTACCCCAGATATCGATAACCGTTCTGTGGGGATCAAAAAGCTGAAAAACTTTAAAATCTCTGGACTGGTCAAGATCCATGACCAGTCGGACCCTGTCTGCCGTATTGCGGGCGATACGGAGGGTTTTAACCTGAGGATCCTGGACGTCAATGGACGGTGTAAGGCCTTCCATAAGGGTTGCCAGTTTAAAATCAACATATACTCGGGGTGGAAGCCCTGTTGAACGGTCACGGTTAAGATCGTTGAAAGAGTAAGCAAGTTCACGGTCTGCATCCACAACAATACGGGTCCGGTTGGGATAGGTTTGGTAGCGGACACCCTGGATTTTTCCGAGATGGCTTGTGTCTTCTCCCTCTGCCTTGACTCTGGCCGGGGGGGGAGCAGGAACGGGCAGGGTCGCGGCTGGGGGGGCAGATGCTGTGGCAGCCGGTGCTGTTGTTACGGTTGTGGGCGTATCGGGACGTGTGGACCGGGTGGTTTTGAGAGGCACCTGTGCCGACGGTGGGGGGGCTGGCGGTGCAAGGGGGGCGTTGAGTTCTTTGAGTTTGGCAGAGGCCCTGAATTTATAACGGCTTTTAGGGCACTCATGAAACACCTTTTGAAAAAGGGCAATGGCCTGGTCCCTGTCCTCACGGCGTCCTGAAAACTGGGAAAGCCCCAGATAGACTTCAGCAGCCCTGTAAAGGGAGGCAGGAGCCCATCCGTCGTCAGGATCTTGATTATAAGCGTCCTTGAATGCCTTCGCAACATCTTCCCAGTGGGAGCGGTATTGTCGTTTTCCGGGGTCTTTCTGCAGATTCTGGAAGTCTCTGTCTGTCTGCAGGTAAAGATTCCGTACGGTTTGACCCCAGGAAGGGGATGTGGGGAATAAAAGAACAAAAACCATAAGGAAACAGAAAACAGAACCCCATAAAGGCCAAAAATTGCCCTGGGTGGATGGGTTTGCCGGGTATACCCTGATCCGGAGCTCTTTAAGAATCATGGGTTCTTGTTTCCTTCACTCGATAACTGACTGGCCAGGTGCAGCGGGCTGCAGCGACCGGTAATTGCTGCAGAAGATACATGTACTGTACAGGGTTGTGAACTCCAGTTTTGTCATTTCCATTCTCTGGTCAGGCATTCGTTTCCATGATTTTATTTCTGATGGAAGAGAGAAAATTGATTGCTTCCAGAGGGGTCATGGTATTGGGATCCGTTTCTTTCAGCATTTGGAGAACAATTTTTTCCGGGCCGGGAAAAAGGGAGAGCTGGCGTGGTTGATCAGGATCCATTTCTCCACCCTCGCTGCTTTTTTCTTCCCACAGGGGCTGTCCGTCTTCAACCCTGGCAAGCAGTGTTCCTGCACGGTGTATCACAGAATCCGGAAGTCCGGCAAGTTTTGCAACCTGGATACCATAACTTCTGTTGGCACCACCGGGTGTGAGTTTATGAAGAAAAATGATGTGATCGTCCCACTCACGCACGGCAACACTGAAATTTTTTACCCTTGGAAGGTTGGAGGCAAGGCGGATCATTTCATGATAGTGGGTTGCAAAAAGGGTTTTGATGCCTTTTTGCTTGAAGTCATGAAGATATTCAGCCACAGCCCATGCAATGCTGAGGCCATCAAAGGTGCTGGTCCCACGGCCTATTTCATCCATGATGACGAGGCTGTCCGCAGTGGCATTGTGCAGAATATTGGCAGCCTCTTCCATTTCCACCATAAACGTGGACTGGCCCTGAGCCAGGTTGTCCGAAGCACCGACCCTGGTGAATATACGGTCTGTAACGGATATGCGTGCGGATGAGGCCGGAACAAAACTTCCTGTCTGGGCCATGAGAACAATCAGGGCAACCTGACGCAGAACAGTAGATTTGCCTGCCATGTTCGGGCCGGTGATGATCAGCACCTGAGATTCTTTGTTATCCATGTAAATGGAGTTGGGGACATAGCGGCTGTCCGTAAGCATGTACTCCACAACGGGATGGCGGCCGTCTCTGATATCAAGAATGCCATCTGTGGTTATCTCAGGACGAACATAGGCTTTTTCTTCTGCCAGCTGGGCAAGGGCGAACAGCACATCAACTTTGGCCAGAAAGTCTGCTGCGGAGCTGATAGATGCGTGCATGGAAGCGGCTTTCTGTCGGACTTCATCGAAAATGGCCGTTTCCATACGGATCTGTTCTTCCTGGGCCCCGAGGACCTTATCTTCAAAATTTTTCAGCTCATCGGTTATGTAGCGTTCCGCATTGACAAGGGTCTGTTTGCGGACGTACTCCGGAGGAACAGACTTAGACTGTGCTTTGGATACTTCTATAAAATAACCGAAAACTCTGTTGAACCTGACTTTGAGTGTGCTGATACCGGTTTTATCGCGTTCACGGGCCTCCAGGCTGGCCAGATAACTCTTACCATCCGCTGCCATGGCAATCAGCTCGTCGAGCTTTGCATGAAAACCGGGTTTGATGACTCCTCCCTGATCCATCTGCACGGGAGCATCATTCCGGATGGCCTTGTCAAGCAGCACGGCCAGTGTGAACAGTTCTTCCTGGTTGCCTTGAAGTGTAAAAAGAGGAGAGGACATGTCTGCGAGAGATGACAGAATTTCCGGCAACAGCAGCAGGGAATTTTTTAGTGCCAGCAGATCTCTTGGGTGGCAGCGCCCCATGACAATGCGGGTGCTGATCCTTTCCAGATCGTGGATCTGTCGCAATTTTTCCCTGATCTGCCGTCGGACAAGAGGTCGTTCCAGGGCCATTCCCAGAGCATGATGTCTGGTTTCTATCGCTGGAATATCCATGAGTGGATAGGTAAGCCAGTGACGCAGGGTTCTTGCACCCATGGCAGTTACGGTTGCATCCAGTGTTTGGAGCAGGCTGCCTTTGGAAGTATTGTCCCGGAGATTTTGTGTGATTTCGAGATTTCTGAATGTGGTATCGTCCAGAAGGAGAATGCCATCCAGCGCATAGAGCTGTAGTCCCCTGATATGGGAAATGTCCTGCTTCTGGGTTTCCTGTACATAGTGAAGGAGGGCGCCTGCCGCGCCAACCCCGGCTCCCGCTCTCCGGATGCCATAACTGTCCAGACTGCGAATGCGGAACTGTTCCAGAAGGACGGCTCTGCCCCTTGCCGGAAGAAAGCAGGGTCCCGCTACGGGGCTAACCCTGGAGCGGTCGAAAATATTTTGAAAGTATAGTTTGTCTGGATTATGGTCAAAATCCTCGGGAAGGAGGATTTCCCTTGGCTGTATGCGGGCGAGTTCATCCCTTACGGCGGTTCTGGATCGGGTTTCTGTCACGCGGAAAATCGCCGTGGACAGATCCAGACAGGCAAGGCCCCACGTTTTTCCATGAAAAGCAATGGCAACAATAAAATTATTGGTTCTGTCATTAAGAAGATGGTCCTCAATCAGCATACCCGGTGTGAGAATTCGTACAACATCACGTTTCACAAGGCCTTTTGCCGTGGCAGGATCTTCGAGTTGTTCACATATGGCCACCTTGAAATTATTCTGTACAAGCTTTGCCATATAGATATCTGCAGATTTTACGGGAACACCACACATGGGTATGGCGTCCGGATCTTTGCGGTTGCGGGTTGTGAGGGTAATATCCAGTGCTTTTGATGCTGTTTCCGCATCATCATAGAACATTTCATAGAAATCACCCATGCGATAAAATAGCAGACAGTCCGGATGTCGGGCTTTAATGTCCATGTACTGCATCATCATAGGTGTTGGGACAGATGGATTACTCATGGGACTCCGTGGAGGATATATTGTTTTTGGCGGGGCTGGTATTTGGACAGATTCAGGGCTTGATTTCAGATTCCAGTGACAAAAGTTTGTATGGATCTGGCCTCTGTTTCAAGACAAATCCGGCCCGGGCAACAGGCGCCGGGCCGGAAAAAAATTTTGGATGAAAAGAATATCAGAGCCTTTGATCCTGAGCGTCTTCAGGAGAACTGTCATGTTCTCCATGGTTGTCCTGTCGTTTAGCAGAATATGCTTTGTCAGCCAGCTCCTCCTGAAGCGCTTCAATGGTTTCCAGGTGCTGCTGGTTTTCATTTCTCAGCATGCGGATTCGGGTTGCGGCACGGAATCGGATCATGAGGCTGCTGAAGAACATGATGAGAAAGCCTGCGGCAAAGCAAATGGCAAAATAAATTCCTGTGGGTGCATCAGGAAAACTATAGCCAAAAAAGTGAAAATTCAGAGAGAACGTATAGGTCTGAAGAAGGTACCCCTGATTCTGATAAAAAAGCAGGCCGATGAATCCAAGAACAAGTAAGGTAAGAATCAGCTTCATTCGTGTCATGGGTGTCCTTCTCCCGCAATGAAAGCAGTATGGATGAATAAACATCAGAGAATGGATTGCATACATTTTACAGCTGGAGGCATGCCAGAAGGGAATTTTACCTCCCTGAAATGAGGCAATAAATAATTTTGATACGTTTTTTACTGCTGAAGTTCAACCTCTTTTTTATTTTATTTCCGTAACCAAAGGCAGTTTCAGCTTCCCATGCGAAGCAGTTTCACTTTGCCATAGGCCGCAAGACGGTCTCCCTTCACGAGAACCATGGCTGTGATACCCTGTCTTTCGGCTGCTTTTTTGATGAGAGTGTCAATATCTTCTGGTTTATGGATTTGATTGGCCATGGATGTGGCAAGGGCATCGGCAAGGGCTGTATCCGGACCCATGACCACGGCGGCATCCGCCCTGCCGAAACTGATGGAGTGACCCAGAGTGCCGGATGAGGTGCAGATGCCCATGCCATCAACAGGAGGGGGGATCTGCATGGCAATTTTTCCGGAAAAAGGTGTGTCTCCCGCATAAAGTCCTATGGTAAGAGGAAGGTCGCTGCATGCAAACAGGTCTCCCCCGTTTTCCACAATAATACGGGAGGATCGGCGGAGCAGTTTTCTGCCCACCGCTTCTGCAATGGCCCCTGCAACGGAGGCCATGGGCCCCACTTCTGCAAGTCGGGAGGCGTTAGCCATGGATTGGATCAGAGTAGATGTACCAGGATTTTCGTTCCATGGTGTGAGGTTGGTGGAAAATTCAGGATAAGAGCTTATGTATTCCCGGATTTCCTGCCTCAGTCTGAGGAGGGTCTTCCGGGCTGCCACGGAAAGATCTGACACTGCTTGAATATGCAGGTCGGTTTCCTGCTCGGTCAGCCGGAAACCGACAAGGCCAGCATGGCCCATGGTGCTGCGGTAACGGTTTCGGCTTGAAAAAGGATCGTGCATTGAGTTGTATGGCTTTCTGTCTGAAAAATGACCGACAGGATCATAGGGCAAGGAGTAAGGGTTTTTAATTACGCAAGGAAGCAGTTTTTACGGTAAAAATATACTTCAAAACAGGATGCAGAACAAGGCTGCGTTGACAGTAAAATATAATTTCGTTTACAGACAGATGGCGATTTTTGGGTTCAGAGCAGGAGGGGTTGGATATGCCGGTGGACAAAATTTTTACATCAGATGAGGCGAATTCAGCCCCATTTTCGTTTAATGCCAGTGTGGCAGCTGTATTTGATGACATGCTGTACAGGTCTGTTCCTTTGTACAGTGAAACCCTCGGATTACAGATGACCCTGGCAAAGAGATTTTACAGGCCAGGAACACGGATGTACGATCTGGGATGTTCCCACGGAAATTTCGGGATCGGATTTCTTGAGGCGGCAGGGGATATGGATTTTTCGATGATTGCGTTGGATAATTCCGAACCCATGCTGGAAATTTATAAAAAGAGACTTTCGGTGCGGAAGGGCCGGGAGCGCATCCGGCTTTGCTGTGAAGATATCTGTGAAAGCCGATTGGAGAATGCTTCCGTGGTGGTCATGAATCTTACCCTGCAATTTCTTCCGCTTCCGATGAGAAAAGGACTTGTCTGCCGGATTTATGATGCCCTTGTGCCGGGTGGTATACTGCTTTTGACCGAGAAGGTGGTACATGAAAATACTTTTCTTACGGATATGCAGCAGGAACTTTACTATGAATTCAAAGCAGCCAATGGGTATTCTTCTCTGGAAATCAGCCGCAAGCGGGAAGCTCTGGAAAATGTGCTGGTACCGGAAACCATGGAAGCCCACCAGAAACGCCTTGCAATGGCAGGCTTCCGTAAGGTGGAAATATATTTGAAATGGTTTCATTTTACCAGTTTTCTGGCCGTAAAGGAGGACAAAGTATGCGGCGTCTGATGCTGGAAGCCGGCAGATTGGGGCTGACGGAAGCCGCTTCGGGGTTTCTTGGCCTTGTGACAGATTGCGAAGCCCGTCTCGGATCGTCTGATTTGCAGGCCAGGATGCTCCGTGAGGCCTTTGATTCCCTTCCTGATGTGATTCCCTCCATTGTGGAACTGGATAGAGACTGCATCTGTATTGGCAGGGCTGAGGACTTCACAAAGGAGCAGGCGCTGAACTTTTATGATGTTCTCAGGGGGCTGATACCATGGCGTAAAGGCCCTTTTTCCCTTTTCGGCGTGGATGTGGATACGGAATGGGTCTCTTCCATGAAATGGCAGAGGTTATGTCCCTTCATGCCTGAGCTGCAAGGAAGACGCATATTGGATATCGGTTCCAGCAACGGGTACTATCTTTTTCGTATGGCCGGAAAAAAGCCTGCTTTTGCTCTGGGAGTGGAGCCTTTTCTGCCCTACTATTATCAATTCCAGCTTGTGCAGCAGTATGCGCGGCATCCGGATCTTTTTATGTTCCCATCGGTTTTTGAGGCACTTCCGGATATGGGGCCTTTTTTTGACGTGGTTTTCTGTATGGGAGTTCTTTATCATAGAAAGTCTCCAGTGACGTTTCTGCAGGATGTGCGGGCCCGCATGAAAAAAGGATCGGACCTTGTTTTGGAAACCATGATTATTGAAGGAGATGAGCCTGTGTCTCTCACTCCCCTTGGCCGTTATGCCAAAATGCGCAGTATTTATTATCTGCCAACGGTTTCCTGCCTTTCCCGGTGGCTGGGTCATGCGGGGTTTTCTGATGTTCGCTGTGTGGATGCCGATTTTACCGGAACGGAGGAGCAGCGCCGGACAGCATGGTCTTTTGATGAGTCTCTGGAAGATTTTCTGGATCCGGAAAACAGATTCCGGACTGTGGAGGGGGAGCCTGCGCCCCTGCGGGCTGTGGTTCTGGCCCGGGCATGCTGATGCTGTATGTGGACTGCCGCGGTATGGAGCGGCTTGTTTTTACAGCAGGAGCATGAGGGCCGGTCAATTCGTTCAGATCCGGCGGTTTTGCAAGAGGCAGGCACGGAATGGCTGTCCTGTTGTTCGGTTAGCCAAATTCGCCAAAATAGTGACCACACTTCTGAAGGCTTACTGTAAATGGCTGAAAAATGGATATGTGGTACCCATAAAAAATTGCTTCATTTGATTTCATTGGGCTTTCAAAAGAATGACGAATTTGGGTTAGTCCGCTAATGGTTCAATCTAAGGAGCTGATTATGGGCGTTCTGCATCTGGATCTTTCACGGCACTGCATAGTGACGGAAATTAAACGTCAGCAGGAAAGGGCTGTGTCTCTTGCCCTGAAGGGAAAGATGGATCAGAATATCGTGGAGCGGGCGGAGATACTCCGCCAGGTCCTTGAAAATACAGACCTGAAATTATGGCGGGGAAAGTTTGCTGAGCTCCAGGGCGGCAGCAGGGAAACCGTGAGGTTGTCCTGGGGGCCGGATGGAGTCTGGTTGAGCCTTGGGCA comes from the Desulfobotulus pelophilus genome and includes:
- a CDS encoding phenylacetate--CoA ligase family protein — protein: MIYDMEFETLPREALEAIQLKRLQATLQRSYATVPFYRERFREFGVTPSDIRSLDDMEKLPFLVKQDLRDNYPFGLFAVPKENVVRIHASSGTTGKPTVVGYTARDIETWANLMARALSAGGARRGDIIHNAYGYGLFTGGLGVHYGAERLGATVIPVSGGNTKRQITIMKDFGPSILTATPSYTLHLAEVAREMGVDFKELNFRHGIFGAEPWSEAMRRQIEGDLGLSAVDIYGLSEVMGPGVAVECHEAKAGLHIFEDHFIPEIIDPETGKRLPPGEVGELVFTSITKEAFPVIRYRTRDITRLIEEPCVCGRTLIRMERISGRTDDMLIIRGVNVFPSQIESVLMTISEVEPHYQLEVDREDSLDILTVKVEISQKLFTDEVRGLQNLERMIAKNIKEYLGISAKVRLVEPKSIARSEGKAVRVIDRRRI
- a CDS encoding ACT domain-containing protein, which codes for MKVEQISIFMENKAGRLAEVTAILKESAVNIRALSLADTADFGVLRMIVDDTVLADRVLKDAGFTVGKTEVVAVEVTDSPGGLHDILEILREKNINVEYMYAFVQQSGDKAVMIFRFDDVDGAVTHLSARGIPVVGGKRLYTL
- a CDS encoding histidine triad nucleotide-binding protein, encoding MEDCIFCKIIAGQIPTEFLMETEDLVVFRDINPKAPVHLLIVPKQHIRSINDIQKNHKEVIASLFYIAKEMAAREGIDESGYKLQFHVEKGGGQEVFHLHLHLIGGWKLTTSRTATGTHSV
- a CDS encoding N-acetylmuramoyl-L-alanine amidase translates to MILKELRIRVYPANPSTQGNFWPLWGSVFCFLMVFVLLFPTSPSWGQTVRNLYLQTDRDFQNLQKDPGKRQYRSHWEDVAKAFKDAYNQDPDDGWAPASLYRAAEVYLGLSQFSGRREDRDQAIALFQKVFHECPKSRYKFRASAKLKELNAPLAPPAPPPSAQVPLKTTRSTRPDTPTTVTTAPAATASAPPAATLPVPAPPPARVKAEGEDTSHLGKIQGVRYQTYPNRTRIVVDADRELAYSFNDLNRDRSTGLPPRVYVDFKLATLMEGLTPSIDVQDPQVKTLRIARNTADRVRLVMDLDQSRDFKVFQLFDPHRTVIDIWGTTSSSDKAELAASIPAAAPPVPAAVNGGAIRRQLALGVRRIVIDPGHGGKDPGAIGHVKGVFEKDINLQIAKILAEKLKKELQCDVILTRTGDTYLTLEERTQFANQHKADLFLSIHTNAAINRNAYGIETYFLNLATDEESIAVAARENATSTKNISDLQTILNDLMQNAKINESSRLASYVQKGMVDSVKPHYSHISDKGVKQAPFYVLLGAQMPSILIEAGFITNPRECQRLTNPQYQSRIADGIVEGIRRYIREHFPDNP
- the mutS gene encoding DNA mismatch repair protein MutS, which codes for MSNPSVPTPMMMQYMDIKARHPDCLLFYRMGDFYEMFYDDAETASKALDITLTTRNRKDPDAIPMCGVPVKSADIYMAKLVQNNFKVAICEQLEDPATAKGLVKRDVVRILTPGMLIEDHLLNDRTNNFIVAIAFHGKTWGLACLDLSTAIFRVTETRSRTAVRDELARIQPREILLPEDFDHNPDKLYFQNIFDRSRVSPVAGPCFLPARGRAVLLEQFRIRSLDSYGIRRAGAGVGAAGALLHYVQETQKQDISHIRGLQLYALDGILLLDDTTFRNLEITQNLRDNTSKGSLLQTLDATVTAMGARTLRHWLTYPLMDIPAIETRHHALGMALERPLVRRQIREKLRQIHDLERISTRIVMGRCHPRDLLALKNSLLLLPEILSSLADMSSPLFTLQGNQEELFTLAVLLDKAIRNDAPVQMDQGGVIKPGFHAKLDELIAMAADGKSYLASLEARERDKTGISTLKVRFNRVFGYFIEVSKAQSKSVPPEYVRKQTLVNAERYITDELKNFEDKVLGAQEEQIRMETAIFDEVRQKAASMHASISSAADFLAKVDVLFALAQLAEEKAYVRPEITTDGILDIRDGRHPVVEYMLTDSRYVPNSIYMDNKESQVLIITGPNMAGKSTVLRQVALIVLMAQTGSFVPASSARISVTDRIFTRVGASDNLAQGQSTFMVEMEEAANILHNATADSLVIMDEIGRGTSTFDGLSIAWAVAEYLHDFKQKGIKTLFATHYHEMIRLASNLPRVKNFSVAVREWDDHIIFLHKLTPGGANRSYGIQVAKLAGLPDSVIHRAGTLLARVEDGQPLWEEKSSEGGEMDPDQPRQLSLFPGPEKIVLQMLKETDPNTMTPLEAINFLSSIRNKIMETNA
- a CDS encoding LapA family protein — protein: MTRMKLILTLLVLGFIGLLFYQNQGYLLQTYTFSLNFHFFGYSFPDAPTGIYFAICFAAGFLIMFFSSLMIRFRAATRIRMLRNENQQHLETIEALQEELADKAYSAKRQDNHGEHDSSPEDAQDQRL
- a CDS encoding UPF0280 family protein, translating into MHDPFSSRNRYRSTMGHAGLVGFRLTEQETDLHIQAVSDLSVAARKTLLRLRQEIREYISSYPEFSTNLTPWNENPGTSTLIQSMANASRLAEVGPMASVAGAIAEAVGRKLLRRSSRIIVENGGDLFACSDLPLTIGLYAGDTPFSGKIAMQIPPPVDGMGICTSSGTLGHSISFGRADAAVVMGPDTALADALATSMANQIHKPEDIDTLIKKAAERQGITAMVLVKGDRLAAYGKVKLLRMGS
- the cmoA gene encoding carboxy-S-adenosyl-L-methionine synthase CmoA; its protein translation is MPVDKIFTSDEANSAPFSFNASVAAVFDDMLYRSVPLYSETLGLQMTLAKRFYRPGTRMYDLGCSHGNFGIGFLEAAGDMDFSMIALDNSEPMLEIYKKRLSVRKGRERIRLCCEDICESRLENASVVVMNLTLQFLPLPMRKGLVCRIYDALVPGGILLLTEKVVHENTFLTDMQQELYYEFKAANGYSSLEISRKREALENVLVPETMEAHQKRLAMAGFRKVEIYLKWFHFTSFLAVKEDKVCGV
- the cmoB gene encoding tRNA 5-methoxyuridine(34)/uridine 5-oxyacetic acid(34) synthase CmoB is translated as MRRLMLEAGRLGLTEAASGFLGLVTDCEARLGSSDLQARMLREAFDSLPDVIPSIVELDRDCICIGRAEDFTKEQALNFYDVLRGLIPWRKGPFSLFGVDVDTEWVSSMKWQRLCPFMPELQGRRILDIGSSNGYYLFRMAGKKPAFALGVEPFLPYYYQFQLVQQYARHPDLFMFPSVFEALPDMGPFFDVVFCMGVLYHRKSPVTFLQDVRARMKKGSDLVLETMIIEGDEPVSLTPLGRYAKMRSIYYLPTVSCLSRWLGHAGFSDVRCVDADFTGTEEQRRTAWSFDESLEDFLDPENRFRTVEGEPAPLRAVVLARAC